CTGCGGGGTAAGTTGGAAAGCATCTAACCTTTGTATATGGTGGCAATCTGTGGAGAAATAAATGCAACTAGCTTGTGGTTTCTTGAAAGCATCCAAACCATTCCTCTCTTTTTTTCCTGGGATCCAAACCATCCCTCTAACGAACCCCGCTCATGGATTACCAGCTACGACACACGTTACCTGAGAGGTGAAAGCCACGAGCGCCCACAAGCACTACTCCACCAGCAGAGGAACAGGAACTCCGGTGCTCGACTCTCCACCTCCAGCCGGCCTGATGACGTCTGTGGCAGGTGATGCGATGAGGAGGAAGACGGCGTGTGTCACCGGAGGTGACGGATACATCGCCTCGGCCCTCGTGAAGATGCTGCTGCAAAAGGGATACACCGTCAAGACGACAATCAGAAAGTCCGGTTAGATCCTCGATCGCTCTCTATTGTGAATTTGTGATGTGATGAACCCTGAGCTGACAGGCACTGTTATTTGTTTTTTGGATCTCAGATGACATGGAGAATCACCCCCATCTCAAGGACTTGCAAGCGCTCGGTCCCTTAGAGGTCTTCCGCACCGACCTGGAGGACGAGGGTAGCTTCGATGAGGCCGTGGCTGGCTGCGACTATGCCTTCCTCGTCGCGGCTCCGATGAACCTCAACGCGGAGAACCCTGAGGTAGAGCCTGACCAAACACTCTGTACTAGGGTCAGATTTGATAATGGAAAAGGCACTGTTTTTAGTTGGTTATATCTCTAGGCAGAAAGAAGTGATCGAGCTGGCCGTCAGCGGAACCCTTAACGCAATGAGGTCGTGCATGAGGGCGGGGACGGTGAAGCGCGTGATCCTGACATCGTCAGTGGCGGCTGTCGCCGGCCGGCCTCTGCCACTAGGAGACAGCCATGTCCTGGACGAGGAGTCCTGGAGCGACGTTGAGTACCTCAGAGTTACCAAGGCCGGCGGCTGGGTAGGCATGCACATTTTTTTAGTACTTCTGTTCCTTTTTAATTTTAATTAGGGCGGGTAGAAATCTGTCAAATAATGTGAATGTGATGACGTGCTTGCGTGCCGTATCACAGGCCTACAATGTCTCAAAGGTGCTTATGGAAAAGGCGGCGCGGACTTTCGCGCAGGACAGCGGCATCAGCCTTGTTACGGTGTGCCCCGCCTTCACGGTTGGCGAGGCGCCGGCGACGATTGTCCACACCAGCGTCCCCGTTATCCTTTCTTTGCTGACTGGTGAGCCTGATACCAAGTCAAGATGCAACGATAATTAAAAGGGACCATTAGAGACTACTAATTCATCGAACGACGTGTGTGGTGAATGATTATCTCAGGTGACGACGAGAAGATTCGCAGCCTGGAACTCGTCGACAGGGCGTCTGGCTCGATCCCGATGGTCCATGTCCACGACCTCTGCCGCGCAAAGATCTTcttagccgaggaggaggctgcgtCAGGAAGATATATCTGCAGCAGCCTCGACACCACCCTCGCGGAGCTAGCCACCTTCCTGGCCGCCAAGTACCAACAGTATAACGTCAATACCGACAGGTGTGTGCCAACATGTATGGAAACACGGCAAGTTCCGATGCTCTCGATCGTGATTTGTGAATATATAGCGTGTATGTTTGTTATCAGGTTTGGTGGTCGCCCCGAGAAGTTGAGAGTCTGCATTTCGTCGGCGAAACTCATCGGGGAAGGGTTTGAGTTCAGGTACAAGGCGTTGGACGAAATATACGACGACGTCGTCAACTATGGAAGGTCCTTGGGAATCCTTCCGTACTAGCAGTTTAGCATGCATGATGAGCCTCTGTATTGGTTGGTTGGATGTCGGAACCAAGCTAAAGTTCAAATTTGCTTATACTAGCAAACACTGCCCGTGCGTTGCTTCACGTCGATTTTAATCCATGTATAATCTTTTTTTTCATATATACTGAAATGATCAAATACATAGTGTAAACATTTGTACACCGAAGACAACAGTAAGGTGAACATCGAGGCAGCACCGTGATGCCAAATAAACCAAATTTGCTGGGCCGACGCGAGTTCGAGGAGTGCTCTCTGCAAATGCCGCGGAAGGAGCGTACCAACGTGCAGGTGACTCAGTGTTCCTGTTTCTGCCGCACAAGGAGAAGATCAAAGGAGGCGTGGCTATGTTTGAAAGAGCTTGTTGAGCATGCTGAGTTTGAAGGAGTTCGGCTGGGGTCCACCAGCAGGCGTGACAATATTGGCGCGCAAAGTGTCTTTTTTAATTTCCGGTtgtgttgtttttattttttctgttCAGGAAAAGTGGGTCCGAGTTGTTTAGGGTTTCTGGAGTCACCCATATAAATAAAGGGTTGGCTGCCGGCCATTGTATCCTTAGGTTATGTTTTGAGTTAAGAAACATGATGTGTTTTCGAGGGTAAGATATCCATATCGAGTTTAGAGGGAGCTGTCCGAAAACCTCCGTGCTTGCTGATTCGTAAGGACTTGTGTTTGTGTATCGGGGAGTAGAATCTATTCTGCTCGGCGATCGGAGTTGTCCGGGTACGCCATGAAAGATCGGGCCTAAAAACCATTTGGGTCACGTTGATCCTTATCACTGTGGCCAGCAAAAAATTGCAGTTGATTGTCCAGGTCGAAGAGTGAAGCAGGGTGCTGCTGCTTTCGTTCATCAAGACGGCCGCGCATGTCCACATCAACTTCAGCATTTCCCTCACGTGGCCTCTCTTCAGGTTCTGTTGTGGCACTTCAGTGATACAACAGGAGTCCGTTCTACCAATTCGAATTGTCGTGGTATCAAGTCTGCAACAAGGAACCGGGGTTCCACAACCGACATGGTGATCGTGGGTGTTAAGGGAGAGGGCTCCGGTGATGGGATTGCACACAGTTTACCTAGCTTCAGATCACGCAACGGCGGCGAGATCCTACGTGCTGCTATAACTCACTATAAGGCGAAGTATGGTGTGCCAACTTACAATGAGAGAGATTGTTTGATTCACCATCTAaactgttgggtaacatagcagaattttaaaaaaattctacgcgtcaccaagatcaatctatggagtcatctagcaacgagggagaggggagtgcatctacatacccttgtagatcgcgcgcggaagcgttcaagagaacgggattgatggagtcgtactcgtcgtgatccaaatcaccgatgacctagcgccgaacggacggcacctccgcgttcaacacacgtacggttgggaagacgtctcctccaacttgatccagcaagggggaaggagaggttgattgagatccagcagcacgacggcgtggtggtggaagcaacggtgatctcggcagggcttcgccaagctcagggagagggagaagtgtcacgggagggagagggaggcgccaggggctagggtgcggctgccctccctccccccactatacataggacccctaggggggcgccggccctaggagatgcaatctccaagggggggcggcggccaaggggggtggagtgccccccaagccaagtggggcgcccccacccctagggtttccaaccctaggcgcaggaggaggcccaaggagggcgcaccagcccactaggggctgattcccctcccacttcagcccatggagccctccgggataggtggccccacccggtggacccccgggacccttccgatggtcccggtacaatactgattagcgccgaaactttcccgatggccgaaactcgacttcgtatatataaatcttcacctccggatcattccggaactcctcgtgatgcccgggatctcatccgggattccgaacaactttcgggttaccgtatactaatatctcaacaaccctagcgtcaccgaaccttaagtgtgtagaccctacgggttcgggagacacgcagacatgaccgagacgactcttcggtcaataaccaacagcgggatctggatacccatgttgtctcccacatgctcctcgatgatctcattggatgaaccacgatgtcgaggattcaatcaatcccgtatacaattccctttgtcaatcggtacgttacttgcccgagactcgatcgtcggtatgccaatacctcgttcaatctcgttaccggcaagtcactttacttgtaccgtaatgcatgatcccgtgatcaaccacttggtcacattgagctcattatgatgatgcattaccgagtgggcccagagatacctctccgtcatacggagtgacaaatcccagtctcgattcgtgccaacccaacagacactttcggagatacccgtagtgtacctttatagtcacccagttatgttgtgacgtttggcacacccaaagcactcctacggtatccgggagttgcacaatctcatggtctaaggaaatgatacttgacattcggaaaagctatagcaaacgaactacacgatctttgagctatgcttaggattgggtcttgtccatcacatcattctcctaatgatgtgatcccattatcaatgacatccaatgtccatagtcaggaaaccatgactatcttttgatcaacgagctagtcaactagaggctcactagggacgtgttgtggtctatgtattcacacatgtattacgatttccggataacacaattatagcatgaacaatagacaattatcatgaacaaagaaatataataataaccattttattattgcctccagggcatatttccaacagtctcccacttgcactagagtcaatagtctagttacattgtgatgaatcgaacacccatgcagttctggtgttatcatgttttgctctagggacaggtttagtcaacggatctgccacattcaggtccgtatgcactttacaaatatctatgtctccattttgaacactttcacgaatggagttgaagcgacgcttgatatgcctgatcttcctgtgaaacctgggctccttggcaagggcaatagctccagtgttgtcagagaagagagtcatcgggcccgatgcattgggtatgactccttgGTCGGTAATGAACACCTTCACCCAGAttacttcttgtgctgcctctgaggctgccatgtactccgcttcacatgtagatcccgccacaacgctttgcttgcaactgcaccagcttaattccccaccattcaaaatatacacgtatccggtttgtgacttcgagtcatctagatctgtgtcgaagctagcatcgacgtaaccctttaagacgagctcttcgtcacctccataaacgagaaacatatccttagtcctcttcaggtacttcaggatattcttgaccgctgtccagtgttccatgtcgggattactttgggaccttcctaccaaacttacggcaaggtttacatgaggtctggtacacagcatagcatacatgatagaccctatggccgaggcataggggacgacactcatcttttctctatcttctgctgtggttgggcattgagccgtgctcaatctcgtaccttgcaatatagggaagaaccccttcttt
The window above is part of the Triticum aestivum cultivar Chinese Spring chromosome 2A, IWGSC CS RefSeq v2.1, whole genome shotgun sequence genome. Proteins encoded here:
- the LOC123186651 gene encoding anthocyanidin reductase ((2S)-flavan-3-ol-forming)-like, with protein sequence MTSVAGDAMRRKTACVTGGDGYIASALVKMLLQKGYTVKTTIRKSDDMENHPHLKDLQALGPLEVFRTDLEDEGSFDEAVAGCDYAFLVAAPMNLNAENPEKEVIELAVSGTLNAMRSCMRAGTVKRVILTSSVAAVAGRPLPLGDSHVLDEESWSDVEYLRVTKAGGWAYNVSKVLMEKAARTFAQDSGISLVTVCPAFTVGEAPATIVHTSVPVILSLLTGDDEKIRSLELVDRASGSIPMVHVHDLCRAKIFLAEEEAASGRYICSSLDTTLAELATFLAAKYQQYNVNTDRFGGRPEKLRVCISSAKLIGEGFEFRYKALDEIYDDVVNYGRSLGILPY